From Anaerolineales bacterium, one genomic window encodes:
- a CDS encoding PfkB family carbohydrate kinase yields the protein MHETTAKRDGREMAASIDVLCVGMASYDLIFRVDRPLTEDDKSAASSLTQSGGGPAASASIAVSRLGLASAFAGYLGTDPFGDYLLNDFVTANVNIDLLVRGPAPTSISAVFVTPSGKRSLVNYRAPEPIPAGALDVSNVCAKVILFDGHEPEISIPLLEHADAWKADTVLDAGSVHEGTRKLADRVDYLVASQKFALDFTGESNLDDALVALTRHAPSVVVTVGERGLYWYHENQSGRLPAFRVDAVDTTGAGDAFHGAFAACLAMKWDWKTTLKFSSAAAAISCTQLGGRPGLPTQQDVQSFLSEHEPLDVQA from the coding sequence ATGCATGAAACCACAGCCAAACGGGACGGCCGTGAAATGGCAGCCAGCATCGATGTACTCTGCGTCGGGATGGCTTCCTACGACCTGATCTTTCGTGTAGACCGTCCGCTCACCGAGGACGATAAAAGTGCCGCTTCATCTTTGACACAATCCGGCGGGGGACCGGCGGCGAGCGCATCGATCGCGGTGTCCCGGCTGGGACTTGCTTCGGCGTTCGCCGGATATCTGGGAACGGATCCCTTCGGGGACTACCTGTTGAACGATTTTGTCACGGCGAACGTGAACATCGACCTGCTCGTGCGTGGACCAGCGCCTACGTCGATATCCGCCGTTTTCGTAACGCCCAGCGGTAAACGATCGCTCGTCAACTATCGTGCACCCGAACCAATCCCGGCGGGAGCGCTCGATGTATCGAATGTATGCGCCAAGGTCATCCTCTTCGACGGCCACGAACCGGAGATATCGATCCCGCTGCTCGAACACGCCGACGCATGGAAAGCAGATACGGTCCTGGATGCCGGATCGGTCCACGAAGGCACTCGAAAACTCGCTGACCGTGTGGACTATCTCGTCGCATCCCAGAAATTCGCCCTGGATTTTACCGGCGAATCCAATCTCGATGATGCGCTCGTGGCGCTCACCCGTCATGCACCTTCAGTCGTCGTCACGGTTGGAGAAAGAGGTTTATACTGGTATCACGAGAACCAAAGCGGGCGTCTTCCCGCTTTCCGAGTCGATGCGGTAGACACGACGGGCGCCGGGGACGCTTTTCATGGTGCATTTGCCGCTTGTCTGGCAATGAAATGGGATTGGAAAACAACGTTGAAGTTCTCCAGTGCAGCAGCGGCCATTTCCTGCACGCAGCTCGGCGGGCGCCCCGGGTTACCAACACAACAAGACGTTCAAAGCTTTCTGTCTGAGCACGAACCCCTCGACGTTCAGGCATGA